One genomic segment of Nocardia spumae includes these proteins:
- a CDS encoding tyrosine-protein phosphatase — MPNNPITTSAAAARRWVDFAEIDNMRDLGGLPVTGGGATRFGVALRSSTLQQATEADLALLLGTLGLRTLIDLRLPDEVEREGYGLLADTTIDKVNLPVRKSPQSSLAARDLVPDKSRVDLAALYGALLAGSPAEIVAAVRLVADPDRQAVVFHCAAGKDRTGVLAAVLLDAVGVAPEVIAADYVLTNERMARVRNRLDALGSYTGLPPADTGILAVDPAVMLNFLGALRRDHGGAARWLLEHGLTGAQLAMLRAALVAE; from the coding sequence GTGCCGAATAATCCGATCACCACCTCGGCCGCCGCGGCCCGGCGCTGGGTCGATTTCGCCGAGATCGACAACATGCGCGACCTGGGCGGACTTCCGGTAACCGGTGGCGGCGCCACGCGTTTCGGGGTGGCACTGCGGTCGAGCACCCTGCAGCAGGCCACCGAGGCGGATCTGGCGCTGCTGCTGGGCACGCTCGGGCTGCGTACGCTGATCGATCTGCGGCTGCCCGACGAGGTCGAGCGGGAGGGGTACGGTCTGCTCGCCGATACCACGATCGACAAGGTCAACCTGCCGGTACGCAAGTCGCCGCAATCCTCCTTGGCGGCCAGGGATCTGGTACCGGACAAGTCGCGGGTGGATCTGGCCGCCCTGTACGGCGCGCTGCTGGCGGGCAGCCCGGCCGAGATCGTGGCCGCGGTGCGGCTGGTCGCCGATCCCGATCGGCAGGCCGTGGTCTTCCACTGCGCGGCGGGCAAGGACCGCACCGGAGTCCTGGCGGCGGTGCTGCTGGACGCGGTGGGAGTGGCGCCGGAGGTGATCGCCGCGGACTACGTGCTGACCAACGAGCGCATGGCGCGCGTCCGCAACCGGCTCGACGCCCTGGGCTCCTACACGGGCCTGCCGCCGGCCGACACCGGGATTCTGGCCGTCGACCCGGCGGTGATGCTGAACTTCCTCGGCGCGCTGCGTCGCGACCACGGTGGTGCCGCCCGCTGGCTGCTCGAACACGGGCTCACCGGCGCGCAACTGGCGATGTTGCGGGCCGCGCTGGTCGCCGAGTAA